One window from the genome of Bacillus weihaiensis encodes:
- a CDS encoding amino acid ABC transporter permease yields MDFLNISSIIPSLPFILEGVWVTLKIVLLSLLLGFAWGIVLALCKISRIKPLMWFADAYTSIFRGTPLVLQLLIIYFGLPQLLGFPIDPYPAAVAAFTLNSGAYISEIIRAGINAIDRGQQEAAMALGVPYRKMMKDIILPQAFKNILPALMNEFITLTKESAIVTVIGVQDIMRRAYQVGADSYNYFAPLLFAGLIYYILVMVLTLLGKGLEGRMRRSD; encoded by the coding sequence ATGGATTTTTTAAACATATCATCAATCATTCCTTCTCTTCCATTTATACTGGAAGGGGTCTGGGTAACGTTAAAAATTGTTTTATTATCCTTATTATTGGGATTTGCATGGGGAATTGTTTTAGCATTATGTAAAATAAGTCGTATCAAACCTTTAATGTGGTTTGCGGATGCCTACACGTCTATTTTTAGGGGAACTCCGCTTGTTTTACAATTATTAATTATCTATTTTGGACTCCCACAATTATTAGGATTTCCGATTGACCCATATCCTGCTGCAGTTGCTGCGTTTACATTAAATTCTGGTGCTTATATTTCAGAAATTATCCGCGCAGGGATTAATGCGATCGATAGAGGTCAACAAGAAGCTGCGATGGCGCTAGGTGTACCGTACCGCAAAATGATGAAGGATATCATTTTGCCACAAGCTTTTAAAAATATTTTGCCCGCACTAATGAATGAATTTATTACGTTAACAAAAGAATCAGCTATTGTAACTGTAATTGGTGTTCAAGATATTATGAGACGTGCTTATCAGGTCGGAGCGGATTCCTATAATTATTTTGCGCCGCTACTTTTCGCAGGGTTGATTTATTATATTTTAGTAATGGTGTTAACACTCCTCGGCAAAGGTCTAGAAGGGAGAATGAGACGTAGTGATTAA
- a CDS encoding tripeptidase T: protein MINNQRLVDEFLELVQIDSETKNEAQIAKVLKEKFSSLGLEVVEDDTTNITGHGAGNLVCTLPATKEDVDTIYFTSHMDTVVPGNGIKPSIKDGYIITDGTTILGADDKAGLAAMLEAIRTLKEKNIPHGKIEFVITVGEESGLVGAKALDPSLMTAKYGYALDSDGKVGTIIVAAPTQAKVKATIYGKTAHAGVAPEKGISAITIAAKSISRMPLGRIDEETTANIGRFEGGTQTNIVCDLVHILAEARSLVPEKMEAQVKKMKEAFETVANEMGGRADVEVDVMYPGFKFADGDHVVEVAKRAAAKIGRSSELQTSGGGSDANVIAGNGIPTVNLAVGYEEIHTTNEKMPIEELEKTAELVVAIIEEVAK, encoded by the coding sequence ATGATCAATAATCAACGGTTAGTAGATGAATTTTTAGAACTAGTTCAAATTGATTCAGAAACAAAAAATGAAGCGCAAATAGCAAAGGTTTTAAAAGAAAAATTTTCTTCATTAGGACTTGAAGTAGTAGAAGATGATACAACAAATATTACAGGCCATGGTGCAGGAAATTTAGTGTGTACTTTGCCTGCGACGAAAGAAGATGTAGATACTATTTACTTCACTTCTCATATGGACACAGTTGTACCAGGTAACGGAATTAAACCAAGTATTAAAGACGGGTATATTATTACCGATGGCACGACTATCTTAGGTGCTGATGATAAGGCTGGGCTTGCAGCGATGTTAGAGGCGATTAGAACGTTAAAAGAGAAAAATATTCCGCATGGTAAAATTGAATTTGTCATTACAGTTGGAGAGGAGTCAGGATTAGTAGGTGCTAAGGCATTAGATCCTTCTCTAATGACTGCGAAATATGGGTATGCTTTAGATAGTGATGGGAAAGTAGGAACAATTATCGTTGCGGCGCCAACACAGGCAAAGGTGAAAGCAACTATTTATGGAAAAACAGCGCATGCTGGAGTTGCACCTGAGAAGGGTATATCAGCTATTACAATCGCTGCGAAATCTATTTCAAGAATGCCGTTAGGACGTATTGATGAGGAAACAACCGCTAATATCGGACGTTTTGAGGGTGGCACACAGACAAATATTGTATGTGATTTAGTACATATTCTTGCAGAGGCAAGATCATTGGTACCAGAAAAAATGGAAGCACAAGTAAAGAAAATGAAGGAAGCATTTGAAACAGTTGCAAATGAAATGGGAGGTCGAGCAGACGTAGAAGTTGACGTTATGTATCCAGGCTTTAAATTTGCAGATGGTGATCATGTAGTGGAAGTTGCGAAACGAGCAGCAGCTAAAATCGGTCGTTCAAGCGAATTACAAACAAGTGGTGGCGGTAGTGATGCAAATGTGATAGCTGGTAATGGAATTCCTACTGTCAATTTAGCAGTGGGCTATGAGGAAATTCACACGACTAATGAAAAGATGCCGATTGAAGAACTTGAGAAAACAGCAGAACTTGTCGTTGCTATTATTGAAGAAGTAGCGAAATAA
- a CDS encoding L,D-transpeptidase — translation MKSILLFLFLVASPIWPLGQNPMVGDPFIIINKQTNELAFIEENEIKKIYEVATGKTNQLTPEGEYRITVKAKNPYYRKKDIPGGDPKNPLGTRWIGFDAKDTDGRIYGIHGTNNNESIGRYVTQGCVRLHNDEVENLFDKVPVGTKVLILSTDEAFDQIGIEYGALKK, via the coding sequence ATGAAATCAATACTTCTTTTCCTTTTTCTTGTAGCTTCTCCTATCTGGCCTCTAGGACAAAATCCTATGGTCGGTGACCCATTTATTATTATCAACAAACAGACAAATGAACTTGCCTTTATAGAAGAAAATGAAATAAAAAAGATTTATGAAGTGGCTACAGGTAAAACAAATCAGCTTACTCCTGAAGGGGAATATAGGATAACTGTAAAAGCAAAAAATCCATATTATCGAAAAAAAGATATCCCTGGTGGCGATCCGAAAAATCCACTTGGAACAAGGTGGATAGGGTTTGATGCAAAGGATACGGATGGACGTATTTATGGAATACATGGAACAAATAATAATGAATCTATCGGCCGTTATGTTACTCAAGGTTGTGTGAGGCTACACAACGATGAAGTGGAAAATCTATTTGATAAGGTTCCTGTTGGAACGAAGGTCTTAATTCTATCAACGGATGAAGCTTTTGACCAAATCGGAATAGAATATGGTGCATTAAAAAAATGA
- the mce gene encoding methylmalonyl-CoA epimerase, with product MVNKVDHIGIAVHSISNALPFYQDVLSLSFLGEEEVIEQQVKVAFLKIGETKIELLEPLSSRSPIAKFLEKKGEGVHHIAFGTSNIHSRLEEIREKGIALIDEIPRIGAANMLIGFLHPTSTHGTLIELCEKRGEEE from the coding sequence TTGGTAAATAAAGTAGATCATATCGGAATTGCTGTACATTCCATTTCAAATGCTTTGCCGTTTTATCAGGATGTTTTAAGCCTATCTTTCCTTGGAGAAGAAGAAGTAATAGAGCAGCAAGTAAAGGTAGCCTTCTTAAAAATAGGGGAAACCAAAATTGAATTATTAGAGCCTTTGTCGTCACGTAGTCCAATAGCGAAATTTTTAGAAAAAAAAGGAGAAGGAGTTCATCATATCGCGTTCGGTACATCGAATATACACTCTCGTTTAGAAGAAATAAGAGAAAAGGGAATAGCGTTAATCGATGAAATTCCTAGAATTGGAGCAGCGAATATGTTGATTGGATTTCTCCATCCCACATCTACTCACGGTACTTTAATTGAACTATGTGAAAAAAGAGGTGAGGAAGAATGA
- the prli42 gene encoding stressosome-associated protein Prli42 produces the protein MSRKTQKVVVYLMIGVMLITTLLAGVSVWF, from the coding sequence ATGTCTCGAAAAACTCAAAAAGTTGTCGTATATTTAATGATTGGTGTTATGCTTATAACAACGCTTCTCGCAGGTGTTTCTGTTTGGTTCTAA
- a CDS encoding acyl-CoA carboxylase subunit beta encodes MKQDIYEKINELYDRKRVVELGGGDEKIDKQHEKGKLTARERIDLLVDPGTFIELNPFIEHRCNDFGLKEKKGPGDGVVTGYGKVNGRPIYLFSQDFTVFGGALGEMHAKKIAAVMDLAAKNGTPFVGLNDSGGARIQEGVLSLDGYGQIFHRNSIYSGVIPQISVILGPCAGGAVYSPAITDFVFMVEKTSQMFITGPKVIETVTGEKISSEDLGGANVHNTISGNAHFSGETEEEVLMQVRDLLSYLPQNNEEKPPVSACPQESDDRPDLAELIPIDAIRPYDVRVVIDQVVDQKSFMEVQKGFAKNIVVGFARIKGEVVGLVCNQPKYMAGGLDIDSSDKAARFIRFCDSFQIPIITFEDVTGFFPGVKQEHGGIIRHGAKILYAYSEATVPKLTVILRKAYGGAYVALNSKSIGADLVFAWPNAEIAVMGPQGAANIIFAREIQNSDHPESVRAEKIEEYRKKFANPYVAASQGMVDDVIDPRETRIKLIQALEMLRTKKEDRPKKKHGNIPL; translated from the coding sequence ATGAAGCAAGATATCTATGAAAAGATAAATGAATTATACGATCGTAAAAGGGTAGTGGAATTAGGTGGTGGAGATGAGAAGATTGATAAGCAGCATGAGAAGGGAAAGTTAACAGCAAGAGAACGGATCGATCTCTTAGTAGACCCTGGTACGTTTATAGAATTAAATCCTTTTATCGAGCATCGCTGTAATGATTTTGGGTTAAAGGAGAAAAAGGGCCCTGGTGATGGAGTAGTCACTGGGTATGGAAAAGTAAATGGAAGACCCATTTATTTATTTTCTCAAGACTTCACAGTTTTTGGTGGAGCGCTTGGTGAAATGCATGCAAAAAAGATTGCTGCAGTTATGGATCTGGCCGCTAAAAATGGCACACCTTTTGTTGGGCTTAATGACTCAGGCGGTGCGAGAATACAAGAAGGTGTGTTATCATTAGATGGTTATGGTCAAATATTTCACCGTAATTCGATTTATTCCGGTGTTATTCCTCAAATCTCCGTTATCCTTGGACCTTGTGCAGGTGGCGCAGTTTATTCACCTGCTATAACAGATTTTGTATTTATGGTTGAAAAAACGAGTCAAATGTTTATCACAGGTCCTAAAGTAATAGAAACAGTAACAGGAGAAAAAATTAGTTCTGAGGATTTAGGTGGGGCGAATGTACATAATACGATTAGTGGAAATGCTCATTTCTCCGGTGAAACAGAAGAAGAGGTTTTAATGCAGGTAAGAGATCTTTTAAGCTATTTGCCACAAAATAATGAGGAAAAACCTCCTGTATCAGCATGTCCGCAAGAATCTGATGATCGTCCTGACTTGGCCGAACTCATTCCTATTGACGCTATTCGTCCATATGATGTTAGAGTTGTGATTGATCAAGTCGTTGATCAAAAGTCGTTTATGGAAGTACAAAAAGGGTTTGCAAAAAATATTGTTGTAGGCTTTGCGAGAATAAAAGGCGAGGTTGTCGGTTTAGTTTGTAATCAGCCTAAGTATATGGCTGGTGGACTTGATATTGACTCTTCTGACAAAGCAGCAAGGTTCATCCGGTTTTGTGATTCCTTTCAAATTCCGATCATCACGTTTGAGGATGTAACAGGATTTTTTCCAGGAGTTAAACAAGAGCATGGTGGGATTATCCGTCATGGTGCAAAAATATTATATGCTTACTCTGAAGCTACTGTACCGAAGCTTACGGTCATTTTAAGAAAAGCGTACGGTGGAGCATACGTTGCTTTAAATAGTAAATCTATTGGGGCAGATTTAGTGTTTGCTTGGCCAAATGCTGAAATAGCTGTTATGGGTCCTCAAGGAGCTGCGAATATAATATTTGCCAGAGAAATTCAGAATAGTGATCATCCAGAGAGTGTGAGAGCAGAGAAGATTGAGGAGTATCGAAAGAAATTTGCCAATCCATATGTTGCTGCCAGTCAAGGGATGGTCGATGATGTCATTGACCCAAGAGAAACTCGGATAAAGCTTATCCAAGCCCTTGAAATGCTAAGAACAAAAAAAGAGGATCGACCAAAGAAGAAGCATGGAAATATTCCTTTATAA
- a CDS encoding amino acid ABC transporter ATP-binding protein, whose product MIKVQKLHKSYGKLEVLKGISTTIQSGEVIAIIGPSGSGKSTFLRCLNLLEKPTSGQIWVNQQEITNPTTDISKVRQNVGMVFQHFYLFPHKTVLDNLTYAPITVRGVSKQEAEDRARSLLKKVGLLEKEKEFPNRLSGGQKQRVAIARALAMNPDIMLFDEPTSALDPEMVKEVLEVMKSLAETGMTMAIVTHEMGFAKEVADRVLFLDEGKLVEDSTPKEFFQNPKSDRAKVFLDKML is encoded by the coding sequence GTGATTAAAGTTCAGAAATTACACAAGTCATATGGGAAATTAGAGGTTCTTAAAGGGATCTCCACGACAATACAATCAGGTGAAGTCATCGCAATAATAGGTCCTTCTGGTTCGGGGAAATCTACTTTTCTACGGTGTTTAAATTTATTAGAAAAGCCAACTTCCGGACAAATATGGGTCAATCAACAAGAGATTACAAATCCTACAACAGATATATCAAAGGTTAGACAAAATGTAGGAATGGTATTTCAACATTTTTATTTGTTTCCGCATAAAACTGTTCTTGATAATTTAACATATGCCCCTATCACTGTTAGAGGTGTTTCAAAACAGGAAGCAGAAGATCGTGCAAGATCATTATTAAAAAAAGTAGGATTATTAGAAAAAGAGAAAGAATTTCCTAATCGACTTTCAGGTGGGCAAAAACAAAGGGTTGCAATAGCAAGAGCACTCGCAATGAACCCAGATATCATGTTATTTGACGAACCTACTTCTGCTCTAGATCCAGAAATGGTAAAAGAGGTTTTAGAAGTGATGAAAAGTTTGGCAGAGACCGGAATGACGATGGCGATCGTCACACATGAAATGGGTTTTGCAAAAGAAGTTGCTGATCGTGTCCTATTTCTTGATGAAGGGAAGCTTGTAGAGGATTCTACTCCTAAAGAATTTTTCCAAAATCCAAAATCAGACCGAGCGAAGGTATTTTTAGATAAAATGCTATAA
- a CDS encoding aromatic acid exporter family protein, producing the protein MFKIGYRTAKTALGTTIAIMIAQFFQLENFPSAGIITILCIQVTKKKSLKSSWARFLACSIAMVFSFVFFEGLMYHPVIIGLLLLLFIPTTVIVKATEGIVTSTVVIFHLYSAGEITYDLIINEVLLVTIGIGIALIMNLYMPSVDKKLKEYQASIEENIASIFKEIELFIVQKDRKWDGVEITKTADLLNEAKTLAFRDVENHFLRHENSYYHYFKMREKQFEIIERVIPIITSIQIETEQSKDIADFLHELRLNIHPGNTAHRFLVQLLELREKFGAMELPKSREEFEARAALFHFLKEMENYLVIKSQFKGMET; encoded by the coding sequence ATGTTTAAAATAGGATATAGAACAGCAAAGACTGCATTAGGAACGACAATTGCAATCATGATTGCACAATTTTTTCAGTTGGAAAATTTTCCTTCTGCAGGTATTATCACGATCTTATGTATCCAGGTTACTAAAAAGAAATCGTTAAAAAGCTCCTGGGCTCGATTCCTTGCATGTAGTATTGCGATGGTATTCTCCTTTGTTTTTTTTGAAGGACTTATGTACCATCCAGTCATTATAGGTCTTTTATTACTACTTTTTATTCCGACCACAGTTATTGTGAAAGCAACGGAAGGAATCGTAACAAGTACAGTTGTCATTTTTCATTTATATAGTGCAGGGGAGATTACTTATGACCTTATCATCAATGAAGTGTTGCTTGTAACAATAGGTATTGGAATTGCGTTGATCATGAATCTATATATGCCAAGTGTTGATAAAAAGTTGAAGGAATATCAAGCAAGCATTGAAGAGAATATTGCCTCCATTTTTAAGGAAATTGAATTATTTATCGTTCAAAAAGACCGGAAATGGGATGGTGTCGAAATTACGAAAACGGCAGATTTACTTAATGAAGCAAAAACTCTTGCATTTCGTGATGTTGAGAATCACTTTTTACGTCATGAAAACAGCTACTATCACTATTTTAAAATGAGAGAAAAACAATTTGAAATTATTGAGAGAGTGATTCCGATCATTACTTCTATTCAAATTGAAACAGAACAAAGCAAGGATATTGCAGACTTCTTACATGAATTAAGGCTCAATATTCACCCAGGGAATACTGCGCACCGTTTCTTAGTGCAATTACTTGAATTGCGAGAGAAGTTTGGTGCAATGGAACTGCCAAAATCAAGAGAAGAATTTGAGGCTAGAGCTGCTTTATTTCATTTTCTTAAAGAAATGGAGAATTACTTAGTTATTAAGAGTCAGTTTAAAGGGATGGAAACGTAG